The following DNA comes from Pelotomaculum isophthalicicum JI.
ATAAAACAACAATCAAGATCAAAGGGAATACTCTTATTTTCACAACTAAAACACCTCCACAATAAAATTCTATAAAAATGCTATAATATCCTTCTTGTGTTGCAAATCTAATCAACTGCTGTAACAGGCATATTCATATCAACTTCTCTCAGTGCGTTAAATAATTCATTTATTATTTACTCTCTATCCCTGACAAAACACGTCAAGCGCTCCGGTTGCGCTCCATCAGAGACGTAAAGATTAATTGCTCAATTTGAGGGCGTTCTATTTCCATGAAACAGCTTTAAGTTTTTATGATTATTTTTGTGAAATTAATGTGAAACATGCACTAAAAAACCGCTTTACTTTAGCTGGGTAAAGCGGCTATTAGTGACTGAGAGATAGGGATTCGAACCCTAGAAACAGCTCATCACGGCCTACTCGATTTCGAGTTTTGTGGAAGACCTTTCCATTGGCTTCTACGCTTCTACTATTTTCGGGAATGCTTGTCTATTAACGATTTTACGCCAACACCTATACTTAATAATTTCAACCGTTGACTGTTGTTCAAGATCTAATAGGGCTTGCTGTTCCTCAAAAAGCTGCTGGCTCATGATGACTAAATGACCGTTGCCGTTCTTGGTGATAAAAACCGGCTTTTGCTCTTTTATGCAAATTTCCTCAATCTCTGGAGTTTTGTTCCGCAAATCGGAAACGGGACGAATTATTGGCATATCAAACACCCCGCAATTATTTATATCATTATTGTATCATAATTTTGACAAAAATAAGGTGCTGGTTTTTCATTTGGCAATCCCACTAAAATATTTATTCCGGTAATGTTTACCTGCATCTTCATTTATTTTCCAAGTACCAGGTCCAAAACCTTCGCCTTTAGGCGAAAAGCCTTTAGCATTGACTCTGCTTAGAGGTAGATGTAACATTCATCCATGAGGTGAATGATATGGCAGATTACCAAAAGGGAAGCCACACGATATATGACATAAAATACCACTTTGTGTGGATAACCAAATATAGGTGTCATGTGCTAAAAGATCAGGTTGCAGTTAGGTTAAGAGATCTCATAAGACAAGGTTGCGAAGTCAGAGGAATAACCATAATTAAAGGGAGTATTGGTAAGGATCATGTTCATCTGTTGCTTGAATGTCCACCGCAACTATCACCATCAAAAATTGTGCAATATCTAAAAGGACGGTCATCACGACTCATACAAGATGAATTTCCCCATCTCAAGAAAAGGTATTGGGGCCAACATCTGTGGGCAAGAGGATACTTTTGCGGAACGGTTGGCACAGTTACTGA
Coding sequences within:
- a CDS encoding type II toxin-antitoxin system Phd/YefM family antitoxin; the protein is MPIIRPVSDLRNKTPEIEEICIKEQKPVFITKNGNGHLVIMSQQLFEEQQALLDLEQQSTVEIIKYRCWRKIVNRQAFPKIVEA
- the tnpA gene encoding IS200/IS605 family transposase; the encoded protein is MADYQKGSHTIYDIKYHFVWITKYRCHVLKDQVAVRLRDLIRQGCEVRGITIIKGSIGKDHVHLLLECPPQLSPSKIVQYLKGRSSRLIQDEFPHLKKRYWGQHLWARGYFCGTVGTVTDQMIRDYIEHQDAHGDEESFKITD